In Ruminococcaceae bacterium BL-4, one DNA window encodes the following:
- a CDS encoding protein of unknown function (Evidence 5 : Unknown function), producing MIGGVRSEILLFNEIIQKVLNSFLCEVVLNAFVVFAYLTKQI from the coding sequence TTGATAGGCGGTGTTCGGTCGGAAATTCTCCTATTTAATGAAATTATTCAAAAAGTTTTAAATTCTTTTTTATGTGAGGTAGTTTTGAATGCTTTTGTAGTATTTGCTTATCTAACAAAGCAGATTTAG
- a CDS encoding conserved protein of unknown function (Evidence 4 : Unknown function but conserved in other organisms): MLLVGFDKIDLHDTKHFNRMVHFFLYNYKFERVWKNPDTDLEKLKHYRAVLSPDFSMYVEMAPVLQLTNTFRHRWCGAYFASKGIRVIPTVSWGNENTFEFCFDGIEKGSTVAVSTYMVSEHDNRQDQKEFFLKGYNEMLRRIEPEKIICYNEPFPEMQGDIVFVDYDRSSWKYMDKNLYTPSKYAKYICGEEPLPLGSNLIIKSGSVVNENYQNYNSLIQTGTGSAYGGKWRPKEPEDERFFGELGEIKTTYKNGYRIDTKIGEDGRAVYERHYTDHGFPKYHTDPHDHLIYWDKNRGNPQMGPEINYPKEDYPDGAPIFKNYKGVVTLGTVVLSNSIEDNRFKTISDFKWCIHDGGEVQFVYHAKTYGIIHHNGKIIISEIYNEETEKTYNTVDELLEYKVDGNRLRDIITQAEIIDRTL; the protein is encoded by the coding sequence TTGCTTCTTGTAGGGTTCGATAAAATAGACCTTCATGACACAAAACATTTCAACCGCATGGTTCATTTCTTTCTGTATAACTACAAATTTGAACGTGTATGGAAAAATCCAGATACTGATTTAGAAAAACTAAAACACTATCGTGCAGTGCTCTCCCCTGACTTCAGCATGTATGTTGAGATGGCACCTGTTCTGCAGCTTACCAACACATTTCGACACCGTTGGTGTGGCGCCTATTTTGCATCAAAAGGAATTCGCGTCATTCCAACTGTAAGCTGGGGAAACGAAAACACGTTTGAGTTTTGCTTTGATGGAATCGAAAAAGGCTCCACGGTTGCGGTTTCCACTTATATGGTATCAGAGCACGACAATCGTCAGGATCAGAAAGAGTTTTTTCTCAAGGGTTATAATGAAATGCTTCGTCGGATTGAACCGGAGAAAATTATCTGCTACAATGAGCCATTTCCAGAGATGCAGGGCGATATCGTGTTTGTTGATTATGACCGCAGTTCATGGAAGTACATGGACAAAAACTTATACACCCCATCCAAATACGCAAAATACATCTGCGGAGAAGAGCCTCTTCCGTTAGGAAGTAATCTTATTATTAAAAGCGGGTCTGTTGTAAATGAGAATTATCAGAACTATAATAGCCTTATACAAACTGGAACGGGCAGCGCCTATGGGGGAAAATGGAGACCTAAAGAGCCGGAAGACGAACGATTTTTTGGAGAACTAGGAGAAATTAAAACAACTTATAAAAATGGATATCGCATCGATACAAAAATAGGAGAAGATGGCCGCGCAGTATATGAAAGACATTATACAGATCATGGATTTCCCAAATATCATACGGATCCTCACGATCATCTGATTTATTGGGATAAAAATCGTGGGAATCCACAAATGGGGCCTGAGATCAATTATCCAAAAGAAGATTATCCTGATGGAGCACCAATATTTAAAAATTACAAAGGGGTTGTAACTTTGGGAACAGTCGTATTATCCAATAGTATAGAGGACAATCGTTTTAAAACAATCAGTGATTTTAAGTGGTGCATACACGACGGTGGAGAAGTGCAATTTGTTTATCATGCAAAAACATATGGTATTATTCATCATAATGGTAAAATTATAATTTCGGAAATATACAATGAAGAAACTGAAAAAACATATAACACCGTCGATGAGCTCTTGGAATACAAAGTGGATGGCAACAGACTGCGGGATATTATTACACAGGCAGAAATTATTGACAGGACATTATAA
- a CDS encoding conserved protein of unknown function (Evidence 4 : Unknown function but conserved in other organisms): protein MKKKHKGLKILGIVLGCGLLIGYVVRVFTLNQKYPQPQVQTFSMNEWADYDGIEVKVTQAQIKNQDFMVENQLITTAPAPGREAKLLLVTMELKNSSTETAQGRVYLTEAESGAWNNGVAAELVSNVNKPGTSLSAPMKSGESKTVVLPFLINHVQMTDTSWAHAEGRFYDLVLGLYPTKKIIPLQITS from the coding sequence ATGAAGAAGAAACATAAGGGTTTAAAAATTCTGGGAATCGTTCTCGGCTGCGGATTGCTGATTGGATATGTTGTGCGTGTTTTTACGCTGAATCAGAAATACCCTCAGCCGCAGGTACAAACATTCTCCATGAACGAATGGGCTGATTATGATGGAATTGAGGTAAAAGTCACACAAGCACAGATCAAAAATCAAGACTTCATGGTGGAAAACCAACTCATAACGACTGCGCCGGCTCCCGGAAGAGAGGCTAAGTTGCTATTAGTCACAATGGAGCTAAAAAACAGCAGCACAGAAACAGCACAGGGACGAGTCTATTTGACGGAGGCAGAATCTGGCGCATGGAATAACGGAGTCGCAGCAGAGTTGGTTTCAAACGTCAATAAACCTGGAACTTCATTGAGCGCTCCAATGAAATCCGGAGAAAGCAAAACCGTTGTTTTGCCATTTTTGATTAACCATGTACAGATGACCGACACTTCATGGGCCCATGCAGAAGGTCGCTTCTATGATTTGGTACTAGGGCTTTATCCGACCAAAAAAATAATTCCACTGCAAATTACATCTTAA
- the yybJ gene encoding Uncharacterized ABC transporter ATP-binding protein YybJ, with protein sequence MKIEIHNLSKVIRKATILDQISLVMESGKIYGLQGRNGSGKTMLMRCICGLVYPTEGEIWIDEKKLNQDISFPQSIGALIENPGFIGSYSGFQNLKLLASINPTIDDAQIASSMERLGLIPDDRKKYRKYSLGMKQKLGIAAALMENPDLILLDEPFNALDEKSIAVVKDILLEKKKQGTLILLSCHDHEDLEQICDEIFVIQDGKQIRTYSPLKESERSKTNEEET encoded by the coding sequence ATGAAAATTGAAATACATAATTTATCGAAGGTAATTCGAAAAGCGACAATTTTGGATCAGATCTCGCTTGTAATGGAAAGCGGAAAGATTTATGGGCTGCAGGGCAGAAATGGTTCTGGAAAGACTATGCTGATGCGCTGCATCTGTGGACTGGTTTACCCCACAGAAGGGGAAATTTGGATTGATGAAAAAAAACTCAACCAAGACATTTCTTTTCCGCAGAGCATTGGAGCATTGATCGAAAACCCTGGATTTATCGGCAGCTATTCCGGATTTCAAAATCTAAAGCTGCTGGCTTCCATTAATCCAACTATTGATGACGCCCAAATAGCATCAAGCATGGAGCGTCTCGGGCTTATCCCGGATGACCGCAAAAAATACCGAAAATATTCATTGGGAATGAAGCAAAAACTCGGAATTGCAGCGGCTCTCATGGAAAATCCCGACTTGATCCTCCTCGACGAGCCATTTAATGCGCTGGACGAAAAAAGCATCGCGGTCGTAAAAGACATCCTGCTCGAAAAGAAAAAGCAAGGAACTTTAATTCTGCTTTCCTGCCATGACCACGAGGATTTAGAGCAGATCTGCGATGAAATTTTCGTGATTCAGGATGGAAAACAGATTCGGACTTATTCTCCACTTAAAGAATCAGAGAGGTCTAAAACAAATGAAGAAGAAACATAA